Proteins found in one Pseudomonas mosselii genomic segment:
- a CDS encoding CynX/NimT family MFS transporter — translation MAEQLTRNTAPREAELDELLIDAEADDEQVQQQPVVLRRPWLLLLGLVLVALNLRPALSSMSPVLGQVSEGLGLSASQAGLLTTLPVLCLGLFAPLAPILARRFGSERVIFGILLTLALGILVRSTLGATGVFLGSLMAGASIGIIGVLLPGIVKRDFPQHAGTLTGVYTMALCLGAAMAAGATVPLTRHFDDSWALGLGFWLLPALLAMLVWLPQSRQGHGVHKVAYRVRGLWRDPLAWQVTLYMGLQSSLAYIVFGWLPSILIGRGLSPTEAGLVLSGSVIVQLISSLSAPWLATRGKDQRLAIVVVMLVTLGGLFGCLYAPIEGLWGWAILLGLGQGGTFALALTLIVLRSKDAHVAANLSSMAQGVGYTLASMGPFAVGLVHDLTGGWSAVGWIFAVLGVGAILFGLGAGRALHVQVSSEHV, via the coding sequence ATGGCCGAACAACTGACCCGCAACACCGCTCCCCGTGAGGCGGAGCTCGATGAACTGCTGATCGACGCCGAAGCCGACGACGAGCAGGTCCAGCAACAGCCCGTGGTGCTGCGCAGGCCCTGGCTGTTGCTGCTGGGCCTGGTGTTGGTGGCGCTGAACCTGCGCCCGGCGCTGTCGAGCATGTCGCCGGTGCTCGGTCAGGTATCCGAAGGGCTGGGGCTCAGCGCATCGCAAGCCGGGCTGCTGACCACCTTGCCGGTACTGTGCCTGGGGCTGTTCGCGCCGCTGGCGCCGATCCTGGCGCGACGATTCGGCAGCGAGCGGGTGATCTTCGGCATCCTGCTGACCCTGGCGCTGGGCATCCTGGTGCGCAGCACCCTGGGCGCCACTGGTGTGTTCCTCGGCAGCCTGATGGCGGGGGCGAGCATCGGCATCATCGGCGTGCTGCTGCCAGGTATCGTCAAGCGCGACTTCCCCCAGCACGCCGGTACCCTGACCGGCGTCTACACCATGGCGCTGTGCCTGGGCGCCGCGATGGCCGCCGGGGCCACGGTGCCCTTGACCCGCCACTTCGATGACAGCTGGGCGCTGGGGCTGGGCTTCTGGCTGCTGCCTGCCTTGCTGGCGATGCTGGTCTGGCTGCCCCAGTCCCGTCAGGGCCATGGCGTGCACAAGGTGGCCTACCGCGTGCGCGGGCTGTGGCGCGATCCGCTGGCCTGGCAGGTGACGCTTTACATGGGCCTGCAGTCATCGCTGGCCTATATCGTGTTCGGCTGGCTGCCTTCGATCCTGATCGGCCGCGGGCTGAGCCCGACCGAGGCGGGGCTGGTGTTGTCCGGCTCGGTGATCGTGCAACTGATCAGCTCCCTGAGCGCGCCCTGGCTGGCCACGCGGGGCAAGGACCAGCGCCTGGCCATCGTGGTGGTGATGCTGGTGACCCTGGGCGGGCTGTTCGGTTGCCTGTATGCGCCGATCGAGGGGCTGTGGGGCTGGGCGATCCTGCTCGGGCTGGGGCAGGGCGGCACCTTCGCCCTGGCACTGACCCTGATCGTGCTGCGCTCCAAGGACGCCCATGTGGCGGCGAACCTGTCGAGCATGGCCCAGGGCGTGGGCTACACGCTGGCATCCATGGGGCCATTCGCAGTAGGGCTGGTGCATGATCTGACCGGTGGCTGGAGCGCGGTGGGCTGGATCTTCGCGGTGCTGGGCGTCGGGGCGATCCTGTTCGGTCTCGGCGCCGGGCGGGCGCTGCATGTGCAGGTCAGCAGCGAGCACGTTTGA
- a CDS encoding FadR/GntR family transcriptional regulator produces MTGRTHLVTPLIKRSLVEQAVDQLRDRIAKGTWSIGQRLPTEPELASDLGISRNTVREAMRVLAFSGLVEIRQGDGSYLRTAVDPLQAVQVMSRCAVEHARETRHILEAEAIGLAAVRRTDADLQALREALEHSARHFHGDVDAYVECDLVFHQRLVDAAHNPALSELYRYFSSVVRAALQHNMTSVPRCQAVFDLHGQILDALEQRDPERAKHLSRTLIES; encoded by the coding sequence ATGACTGGACGTACCCACCTCGTGACCCCGCTCATCAAACGCTCCCTGGTAGAACAAGCCGTAGACCAGCTCCGCGACCGCATCGCCAAGGGCACCTGGTCGATAGGCCAGCGCCTGCCCACCGAACCGGAGCTGGCCAGCGACCTGGGCATCAGCCGCAACACCGTCCGCGAGGCCATGCGCGTCCTGGCCTTCAGCGGCCTGGTGGAAATCCGCCAGGGCGACGGCAGCTACCTGCGTACCGCCGTGGACCCCTTGCAGGCCGTGCAGGTCATGTCCCGCTGCGCAGTCGAACACGCCCGCGAAACCCGCCATATTCTTGAAGCAGAAGCCATCGGCCTGGCCGCCGTGCGCCGCACCGACGCCGACCTGCAGGCCCTGCGCGAGGCCCTGGAACACAGCGCGCGACATTTCCATGGCGATGTCGACGCCTACGTCGAATGCGACCTGGTGTTCCACCAGCGCCTGGTGGACGCCGCCCACAACCCCGCCCTGAGCGAGCTGTACCGCTACTTCTCCAGCGTGGTCCGCGCCGCCCTGCAGCACAACATGACCAGCGTCCCCCGTTGCCAGGCCGTGTTCGACCTGCACGGGCAGATCCTCGACGCCCTCGAACAACGCGATCCGGAACGGGCCAAGCACCTGAGCCGGACACTCATCGAATCCTGA
- a CDS encoding IS110 family RNA-guided transposase, translated as MSSVTLIGIDIGKHTFHLHAQDKFGKEVMRKKCSRQQMMRFLANHPPCTVVMEACAGSHCLAREIKAMDHEAKLISPQFVKPFVKSNKNDFVDAQAICEAASRPSMRFVTPKSPEQQTLSVSHRMRESLIRDRTKTVNQMHGFLLEFGVSLPTGLAVVKRLASVLEEHDLPIRLVALLQRLHDHFVYLSEQIKVLDKELESQLADDDLGSRLLSMPCVGPITASLLAVEMGDARQYGSSRDFAASVGLVPRQYSTGGRPALLGISKRGDKNLRHLLVLCARVYMLRLKYQKGPLADWVRSLLARRHSNVVACALANKLARIAWAIATRHTQYKTEPDAINA; from the coding sequence ATGAGCAGCGTGACCCTGATCGGCATCGACATTGGTAAACATACCTTCCACCTGCACGCCCAGGACAAGTTCGGCAAAGAGGTAATGCGCAAGAAGTGCTCAAGGCAGCAGATGATGCGGTTTCTGGCCAATCATCCCCCTTGCACGGTAGTGATGGAGGCCTGTGCCGGTTCACACTGCCTGGCGCGAGAAATCAAAGCGATGGATCATGAGGCCAAGCTGATCTCGCCGCAGTTCGTTAAACCTTTCGTCAAGAGCAACAAGAATGACTTCGTCGATGCGCAAGCCATCTGCGAAGCCGCTTCCCGACCCTCCATGCGCTTTGTGACGCCAAAATCGCCTGAGCAGCAAACGCTCTCTGTTTCTCATCGGATGCGTGAATCATTGATCCGCGACCGAACCAAGACGGTGAACCAGATGCATGGGTTCCTGCTCGAATTCGGTGTCAGCCTGCCGACCGGATTGGCAGTGGTCAAACGCCTTGCTTCGGTGCTTGAAGAGCACGACCTGCCAATACGGCTCGTCGCATTACTGCAGCGCCTGCATGATCATTTCGTCTACTTGAGCGAGCAGATCAAGGTGTTGGACAAAGAGCTGGAGAGCCAACTGGCTGACGATGATCTAGGCAGTCGTTTGCTGAGCATGCCGTGTGTTGGGCCGATCACCGCCAGCCTGCTGGCTGTAGAAATGGGAGATGCTCGGCAGTACGGCAGTAGCCGGGACTTTGCGGCCTCTGTAGGTCTGGTGCCCCGCCAGTACAGCACTGGTGGTAGGCCAGCTTTGCTGGGGATCAGCAAGCGTGGCGACAAGAACCTTCGGCATTTGCTGGTGCTGTGCGCACGGGTCTACATGCTTCGCCTGAAGTATCAGAAAGGCCCATTGGCCGATTGGGTGCGTTCATTGCTCGCGCGACGTCACTCCAATGTGGTGGCCTGCGCGTTGGCCAACAAACTGGCACGCATTGCGTGGGCCATTGCCACTCGGCACACGCAATATAAAACGGAGCCAGACGCGATAAACGCCTGA
- a CDS encoding IS256 family transposase, whose product MPTKKKPLRDLPKIPKELLEQFGEGLMTAEAIEDASAAFKKALIERALHAELGHHLGYPPGAQRPEDETNQRNGKSGKTVLTGDGPLRLEIPRDRDGSFAPILIPKHERRYTGFDDKIIAMYARGMTVREIRAFLSEQYGTEVSPDFISSVTDEVMEEIGAWQQRPLEPMYPVIFFDALRVKIREEGLVRNKAIYLALGVLPDGTRDILGIWIENTEGAKFWMKVFNDLKTRGVEDVLIAVTDGLKGMPEALSAVFPETTLQTCIVHLIRNSLDFAAWDKRRALAKALKPIYQAINAEAAEQALDEFENGPWGKQYPTVVAAWRRAWDRVIPFFVFPPAIRKVIYTTNAIESINAQLRKIIKTRGHFPNDDAATKLIWLGLRNITANWGSAAHDWKSAMNQFAILYGDRFIRPTW is encoded by the coding sequence ATGCCAACCAAAAAGAAACCCTTGCGTGACCTGCCCAAAATCCCCAAAGAGCTGCTGGAGCAGTTCGGTGAGGGCCTGATGACCGCAGAGGCTATCGAGGATGCCTCTGCGGCGTTCAAGAAGGCCTTGATCGAACGCGCTCTGCACGCCGAACTTGGCCACCACCTGGGTTATCCGCCGGGCGCGCAGCGCCCAGAGGATGAAACCAACCAGCGTAACGGCAAGAGTGGCAAGACGGTTTTGACCGGCGATGGCCCGCTGCGGCTGGAAATTCCTCGTGACCGAGACGGCAGTTTTGCGCCCATTCTCATCCCCAAGCATGAGCGGCGGTACACCGGTTTCGATGACAAGATCATCGCCATGTACGCCCGTGGCATGACGGTCAGAGAGATCCGAGCCTTTCTGTCCGAGCAGTATGGAACAGAGGTCTCACCCGACTTCATCAGCTCTGTGACAGACGAGGTCATGGAAGAAATTGGCGCGTGGCAGCAGCGGCCACTGGAGCCCATGTACCCGGTCATTTTCTTCGATGCACTGCGGGTGAAGATCCGCGAAGAAGGCTTGGTGCGCAACAAGGCCATTTACTTGGCGCTGGGCGTTCTACCCGACGGGACGCGCGATATCTTGGGCATCTGGATCGAGAACACCGAGGGTGCGAAGTTCTGGATGAAGGTCTTTAACGATCTCAAGACACGTGGTGTCGAGGATGTGCTGATTGCCGTGACCGATGGCCTCAAAGGCATGCCAGAGGCTCTCAGCGCCGTGTTTCCAGAGACGACGCTGCAGACGTGCATCGTGCACCTGATCCGCAACAGCCTGGACTTTGCAGCCTGGGACAAGCGGCGGGCACTGGCCAAGGCGCTCAAGCCGATCTACCAGGCCATCAACGCCGAAGCGGCTGAGCAGGCACTCGATGAGTTTGAAAACGGGCCCTGGGGCAAGCAGTATCCAACGGTCGTTGCGGCCTGGAGACGCGCCTGGGATCGAGTGATTCCCTTCTTTGTCTTCCCACCAGCCATCCGGAAAGTGATCTACACCACCAACGCCATCGAGAGTATCAATGCCCAACTGCGCAAGATCATCAAGACCCGAGGCCATTTCCCGAACGATGACGCAGCTACCAAGCTGATCTGGCTGGGGCTGCGAAACATCACGGCGAACTGGGGCTCAGCGGCGCATGATTGGAAAAGTGCGATGAATCAATTCGCGATTTTGTACGGAGATCGGTTCATCAGGCCGACCTGGTGA
- a CDS encoding lipopolysaccharide kinase InaA family protein yields MAVAQNQSRQFDFYWQQQGEWVEEPNQRRGGESGVQRLSDGEGHLLYAKRQVGHIYRSLLHPFGRPTVLRELDALNSFEQLGVRVPRIVYAGAERDADHQWRALLVSEALEGFVDLDAWHASGAREHYPQAVHERMLKDLADNLARMHLGHWQHGCLYGKHVFVKVVGEGELARVEVALLDLEKCRRRISCQRAAYNDLRQLRRHSSFNEAEWQTLLYFYQMAFGSAVKGLEQ; encoded by the coding sequence ATGGCGGTAGCGCAGAATCAGTCCAGGCAGTTTGATTTTTACTGGCAGCAGCAGGGAGAGTGGGTCGAGGAACCCAACCAGCGGCGTGGCGGCGAGAGTGGCGTGCAGCGCCTGAGCGACGGCGAGGGGCATCTGCTGTATGCCAAACGCCAGGTCGGGCACATCTACCGCAGCCTGCTGCATCCGTTCGGGCGCCCCACGGTGTTGCGCGAACTCGATGCACTGAACAGTTTCGAGCAACTGGGCGTCAGGGTACCGCGGATCGTCTATGCCGGGGCCGAGCGGGACGCTGATCATCAGTGGCGGGCCTTGCTGGTCAGCGAGGCGCTCGAGGGTTTCGTCGACCTCGATGCCTGGCATGCCTCCGGGGCCCGTGAGCATTACCCGCAGGCCGTGCATGAGCGCATGCTCAAGGACCTCGCGGACAACCTGGCGCGCATGCACCTGGGGCATTGGCAGCATGGCTGCCTGTACGGCAAGCACGTGTTCGTCAAGGTGGTGGGCGAGGGCGAGTTGGCGCGGGTGGAAGTGGCGTTGCTGGACCTGGAGAAGTGTCGGCGGCGGATCAGTTGCCAGCGTGCGGCCTATAACGACCTGCGGCAGTTGCGACGCCACTCGTCGTTCAACGAGGCGGAATGGCAGACCTTGCTCTACTTTTACCAAATGGCGTTTGGCAGCGCGGTCAAAGGTTTAGAGCAATGA
- a CDS encoding class I SAM-dependent methyltransferase, with translation MRSPIKLEFSDKYDRNHAREYFLKHQDGLARRLSHQRDEQLARRALALAGEPGLVLDLPCGAGRFWPLLAEKANRVIIGADNSAAMIETACASQPPEVVARVRPLQTSAFAIDLPDNAVDSIFCMRLFHHIGDPLHRKKILSEFQRVSRDSVILSLWVDGNFKAWRRRKLEARRSARTTQDGYQNRFVLPAATVEEEFVSAGFRIQERLDFLPFYAMWRVYVLRKG, from the coding sequence ATGCGTAGCCCCATCAAACTCGAATTCTCGGACAAGTACGACCGCAATCACGCCCGGGAGTACTTCCTCAAGCACCAGGATGGCCTGGCTCGGCGCTTGTCCCACCAGCGTGACGAGCAGTTGGCCCGCCGTGCCCTGGCGCTGGCCGGTGAGCCTGGCCTGGTGCTCGACCTGCCCTGCGGCGCCGGAAGGTTCTGGCCGCTGCTGGCGGAAAAGGCCAACCGCGTGATCATCGGCGCGGACAATTCAGCGGCGATGATCGAGACAGCCTGTGCGTCACAACCGCCAGAGGTGGTTGCGCGGGTACGCCCCTTGCAGACTTCCGCGTTCGCCATCGACCTTCCGGATAACGCGGTCGACAGCATTTTTTGCATGCGCTTGTTCCACCATATTGGCGATCCGCTCCATCGGAAGAAAATTCTTTCGGAATTTCAAAGGGTTAGCCGAGACAGCGTGATCCTTTCGCTGTGGGTGGATGGCAATTTCAAGGCCTGGCGCCGCCGCAAGCTCGAAGCCAGGCGCAGTGCGCGGACGACGCAGGACGGCTATCAGAACCGCTTCGTGTTACCCGCGGCTACAGTTGAAGAAGAATTTGTGTCAGCAGGATTCAGAATTCAGGAACGACTCGACTTTCTGCCGTTCTATGCCATGTGGCGAGTTTACGTATTGCGCAAGGGGTAA